The sequence tatataattctcaaaaactatctaaatgttttcaaaaatatctaaaactcACAAATTACTCGTTTCTAAGTGGTTTATTTACCTGTCACATAGTCAACACTTACCCAAATTAGTGAAAACTTgagacttgaacttgtctacctatattttttattccatactattatataaattttatgtcccctatttttgaaaaattgttcgagtatattgtttttcattattcgaATTACCCGTTGCAGTAGGCATATACTATTTCTTGTCCAAATACCACAAATAGACTGGACTTtagttaaaatttgattatggtttctgaaaatatatgtacttaataaataaattaaatgaaaaaacagtggcaaaacatatatttggtcaaataataaactcttttagttcatcaaaatttcaatagtataatattagtatttttccacaaacatatatttggtcaaataataaatcttttaaatttattatgcATATATAACCTAGACGTATCTACTTTGGAATGAGAAATATGTCCCATCCCGTCCCATCTTGTTGCTATCCATCATTCTCTTTTGAATAATTACTGGTAGTCAATGTTTATTAATAGATATTTAGACAAAATACATGAATTattcattaaatatttatttttagttagttagttgaaattacccaaaaaaaatataatttttatatataaattataatgtttCGTTAGAGCACGgggtaaaatattttaaatataaattttaaattcgtaaaAATGAAttagaatttattattttaaaaacataaattaatttttttaaatgaaggATGTTTCATTATTGATAACTTTAGATCCGACTTGggatccgcgtgtttatccgtttAGGATAATACTAAATGACAATTATACCCTTCTCGTAAATGATTGATTTTGACATTTTGTGTTAACTCTAATGGTATATCgttgtaatttcttacaaaactaatgtttattttataaacacttttCAAATTATAGTAGAGATGAAtgaatcaaatatatttatcatcTCGAGTAGCCATTTTTAAATATCACACATAATATCTAATCATAtgtgtcctttttttttttttacgattcTTGTTGTtccaataacattttttaagggtaattgttttttcttcttcgtgcaaaaagaaataagttTCAAAATAGGGTCAGGTATTTCTTGCTAGTAGCTTGGTCTGGCTtgctccctctctctctttccgcCGTCATTATTGATTTTGATTGACAAAGTTATTTAACCACAAGTCTCGATGGAGTGGGGAAGTCTTCCGGTGGATTTGCAAGAAGAGATACTCTCTAGGGTTCCGGCTAAATCTCTGGCACGATTGCGTTCAACGTCAAAACGATGGGATGCTCTATTGAAATCTAGGAGCTTTGCTAAGATTCACTCTGCTAATGCACCAAAGGAGTCTACGGTTATCATGTTGACGAGTGATCATAAGGTTTACTTAGCGAGGTTCAATCTCCATGGAATTAACAACAACGTTGCTGCATCTGTTAAGTTAACATCTAAGTTATACCTTAGAGATCCGCACATCTATAATATCTTTCACTGTGACGGCTTATTATTGCTATGCAGCAAGGACAATAAACTTGAGGTTTGGAATCCATGTTCAGGAGAAAGCAAGTTGATTAAACCTAGAAACCGCTACTTCAAGGAATCAGACTACTATGCTCTTGGTTACGACAGCAGATCCTCCTGCAAGAAATACAAAGTCTTGAGAGTGGGTCGTCGTCAATACCCTAGGTGCGAAATCTATGACTTAACCAATGGTTCTTGGACGGTTCTTGGTGCGACTACTGAATGGGGTTTAGAGCCAAATCAACGCGTTGTGTCTGTGAAAGGAAATACTTATTGGATTACTCGTTNNNNNNNNNNNNNNNNNNNNNNNNNNNNNNNNNNNNNNNNNNNNNNNNNNNNNNNNNNNNNNNNNNNNNNNNNNNNNNNNNNNNNNNNNNNNNNNNNNNNNNNNNNNNNNNNNNNNNNNNNNNNNNNNNNNNNNNNNNNNNNNNNNNNNNNNNNNNNNNNNNNNNNNNNNNNNNNNNNNNNNNNNNNNNNNNNNNNNNNNNNNNNNNNNNNNNNNNNNNNNNNNNNNNNNNNNNNNNNNNNNNNNNNNNNNNNNNNNNNNNNNNNNNNNNNNNNNNNNNNNNNNNTTTAACCACAAGTCTCGATGGAGTGGGGAAGTCTTCCGGTGGATTTGCAAGAAGAGATACTCTCTAGGGTTCCGGCTAAATCTCTGGCACGATTGCGTTCAACGTCAAAACGATGGGATGCTCTATTGAAATCTAGGAGCTTTGCTAAGATTCACTCTGCTAATGCACCAAAGGAGTCTACGGTTATCATGTTGACGAGTGATCATAAGGTTTACTTAGCGAGGTTCAATCTCCATGGAATTAACAACAACGTTGCTGCATCTGTTAAGTTAACATCTAAGTTATACCTTAGAGATCCGCACATCTATAATATCTTTCACTGTGACGGCTTATTATTGCTATGCAGCAAGGACAATAAACTTGAGGTTTGGAATCCATGTTCAGGAGAAAGCAAGTTGATTAAACCTAGAAACCGCTACTTCAAGGAATCAGACTACTATGCTCTTGGTTACGACAGCAGATCCTCCTGCAAGAAATACAAAGTCTTGAGAGTGGGTCGTCGTCAATACCCTAGGTGCGAAATCTATGACTTAACCAATGGTTCTTGGACGGTTCTTGGTGCGACTACTGAATGGGGTTTAGAGCCAAATCAACGCGTTGTGTCTGTGAAAGGAAATACTTATTGGATTACTCGTTACAAAATGTCGGGGGGGATATCATAAATTCTTACTAAGTTTTGATTTCTCAACAGAGAaatttcaaagtatgtctcttCCTCAGCCGTTCCCCTACGTGGTTGCGGCCTTATCAGTGCTTAGAGAAGAGCAGCTCTGTCTGTTAGGTTATCTTGATTATGCCGCTGATTCAGCAGAATTACATGTATGGGTGACAACTAGTATCGGTCAAGTCATGTCATGGAGCATGTTCTTTACAGTGAAAACCAAATGGAGTTGGAAGCAGTTACTGTTTGCTGACGGGATGATGAGTTTCTTGGCCgatgaggaaaaaaaagttttagtgtGTTGCAATAACGGGAATCGTCACAAATTCTTATACACTGTGGCTGTGGGAGAAACTAATCACataaaaaatgtgaatgatCGTGGTTGCGTGACTATGTCATCAAGATCATATTACTCAATTCTTTTgaattatgttccaagtttagcCCAAATCTAATAAAaggtactctttttttttttggttttaatgtgaaGAAAAAGGTACACTTTTTGGAGAAGGGAAAAGGAAAGCACTAAGCActtcttttgaattttattttttcttttttcgttccAAGATTGACTTTGTAATTCTCCCACCTATATccaagtctcttttttttttttttttaaaggaatttTCATATTGATGAGGATTAATATTTTCTCTGGTTCGGTAACTTAGTGGTTGTTATTGGAGGAAGCATTTTAATTGATTTCAGTTATTTgtggattttaaaattcaatggTTTTCTAATGCATTTAACGTGGATTTGTTGTCATTAATAGTGGATTTGAAAGGcattaatggatttgaaaatcattATTAACGGGACTTTATTatttaacttaaataaaataaaggaattTACCCATAATTGCGTTGTTAAccaaaaattaaggaaaaaatcaaggcaaaaatcaaagcaaaactaattgaactaaaatattatttattatcaataCTCAATACGTAATTGGTTTTGCAACAATAATGAAGGAGAAGCGGATCTGTTAAAATCACCGATGGGAACCTCACCGGAATGGCAAAAACGCCGGGAGAGGAGACCATCTGAGAGATATTGACTATGAAGCAATAACTGATCACGAACGGAACCGCCGGTGAAAAACACATGTGGAAGGACATCTTCTTAATTCTTCCACTAATCTCTGAATCAAttctgaagagagagagaaagacattgaaataattaagaaatatgTTGGATTGTGTTTGTACATCTTTTCTGAAtgaaatccattaaaatctaaaatgacaccAAATCAAATGGACATTGAATAACAGAGTTTTTTATGTATTCTAAAATCCatcaaataaatacataatccaataacaccagattttaatatactttttaaatacCTAATTGAATAACACTTCATTTCAAAATACATTAGATTCCTTTAAAATACAATGTTGAATAACACCCCCTTAATAATAGTCAACTTTGCTTACATGTTAGCTTGAGTTGTTTTATGGATATATTGTAAGACAAATACTCTTATACAAGAATAAATGGAGAAACAGCTTGTTTTATTCAATCTAAATCTGGGAAATACAAATTTATACAAgatatgattaatttaatttccaacacacaaatgaaatgaaaaaaaagttatgaagaAAATACAATCAAACATGCTACAaaggaatgaaaaaaaaagaagaagaagaaaatcaagcaCTTCGAATTAACCTTTCTTGGAACTCAAGAAAAGATCTCTCTTTTTCCATCCTCATCTCCTCTTCAAACTTATAGATAAACTCAGTGGCTCTTTCGTCCACCCTAAGATGCGGCGATGCAGCCACCACTCTCCTCCAAGCATCTTCCATCGAACCAACAAGCTCCTGcgctccatcttcttcttctttttccttttttctcccCAAGACTTTCTCCTCTCTCCTGATCGCGCCCTGTCCCAATAGTTGGCTTTGGTATTTGTAGATTTGCCTGTAACTGCCCTCACTATGCCTTTTAAGACACTTTCTCTTGGCAAAAGGACGAGACAAGAACTTGAGAAACCGAGAACGTTGCCTCAGGCTGTGACTGTGACTGTGACTGTAGGATATGTTGAAATGGGTTCGAGAGTTGGTATTTTGAAGATATCTTGTCTTGAAAAGAACGATGAGACTGCAAGAAATGCCATGGAGGAGACAAGAAGTCGAATCTCTGACCAATGTAACAATCTCGAGGTTTCTAACTTTGGATCTGAGCTTGTTAGTAAAGCTCTTCCATGCCCGTTTGAcctcatttttcttcttgcttaAGCGCAGAAGTACCATCAATAActctcttcttaatttttttttataaatcttttttttttaatctgtttttgCAGAGAATGGTCTGTTGGAAGAAATCACAAATGGTTATGGAGGATATTAGCCTTTGATACTTAACTTAAAGGTGATAGTTCACCTTCATTGTTTAGTCACATTACTAAACATGACATTGCtttgaaacaaagaagagaattAGAAAGTGAGGTTGGCAAAGTTGGATTCTGGCAGAACAGgtataattttcaatttattaggAGGCAAATTAACTTTCAGCACATATATTAGAGAAAGGCAAactatatgatataataattttgCTTTATAATTTGTGTAGGAttggaaatcaaaatatataaatacgaAGATGAACAACATCTTTGGATATCTAAAACTCCTATAtacaaaaaagatttcaaaatcaCACAATTACTATTGCAAGTATATGTCGCATCGTATGAATAATACTAAATTCTAAGATGTCGTTTCTTTCCGCATGGAACACAAATTTTTACTTAAATGTTAAATCAATTTGAGAGTACATAATTTCTAGTTCTATTGTGTGGATGTTGCAAAAACTTCCATTGACTTGGTCTAATCTACTCTTacaatcaagaaaaatatttcttcCTTACAACGTCACGTAACAACCCTTAATTAAATTTGTCTATTTTAAGCTAAATAATATTTAATCATAAGAAACGAggtaagaaagaaggaagagcGCCAAAGTCTGAGCTAAATCTATGGTGGTTTCAAGCAGCATTCCTAAAATCGCGATCttctctcaaaaaaaataatatctctCAACTAAAACCATTCTTACATTTCCTCATATCATCATTTCAGACGGAAAACGTTCCAAGCTTTTGTGTGTGTACGTAGCTATGTTTTGATAGATTGGAGATACGATAAATGATTTTGGATGAGACTTGAAGACAAATGAATCTATGAAGACAGGTGAATTACAACACTTGATGCTTCTTGAGTTTATCCGACGTTCTTCTCTCGGGTTTCTCAGATGGAATGGCAGATCCTTCTAGTTGTTATAATATCTATCACGAGCGTGACATCGACcaagtttgtttcctttttcttcttttgatttctttaccCGCAAAACATTAAAGCTATGTGTTGAATTCTTGATACCTCACATGACGTACGAAATGGAGTATGCAAATTTTAATTGGCTCATTCACCACACACTTTAAAAGTTCACGTTCATTTTGTTGTAGGCACTTGTCATACTGAAAAAGGGAACACAATTACTCAAGTACAGTAGGAAAGGGAAACCAAAGTTCCGCGCATTCAGGCTTTCACCGGTATGCAATGTTTTCTACGTAATATATGTTTGTGCTCATAGTGTATATGACATTGTATTCATACCTCGTATCAATGTTGATGACAGGATGAAAAAACGTTGATTTGGTTCTCGCGTGGAGAAGAAAAAGGTTTGAAGTTATCTGAAGTTTCTCGAATCGTCCCTGGACAAAGAACTGTAATTTTAACCTGATTTTTACTAAATCTTTTCACTCAAAACCAAAgtcttattttaatttgtttccaaCTACTTCTCATGAATAGGCTGTTTTCAAGAGATTTTTACGTTCAGAGAAGGATCACTTATCAttttcacttctatataataaCAGAGAAAGGTCACTTGATCTGGTTAGTAAAAAAGACCACTTCAAAACTTGgattacaaaattgaaaattcacttattatatatgtttttttttggacagaTTTGTAAGGACAAAGCTGAAACAGAGGTTTGGTTTGCTGGTCTTAAATCTATAATTGAAAAAAGTCGTAATCGACGCGCTAGAAGTGAGATCCCTGACGTATGTTATTCAAacttttctatataatttttatatatctctagtTGGAATAATAACATTGCACtgattcttttatgtttttttttcagatacatGACAGTGATACTTTCTCCGTTGGTCGTCAATCTATAGACTTTGTTGTCCCAAACAATAATATTCCAAGAGGTAGAACATCCATTGATTTAGGCTATCAGAACAACTCAGATGTGGGATATGAACGTGGAAACATGTTAAGACCAAGTACGGATGGTTTTCGGATTAGTGTCTCAAGCACACCAAGTTGTTCAAGTGGAGGATCTGGTCCAGATGATATAGAATCATTAGGTGATGTTTATGTTTGGGGTGAAGTTTGGACCGAAGGGATATTACCAGATGGGACTGCTAGCAACGAAACAGTGAGAACAGATGTACTGACTCCAAGGCCTTTGGAATCAAACGTTGTTCTCGATGTTCACCAGATTGTTTGCGGTGTAAGGCATATCGCGCTTGTGACAAGACAAGGAGAGGTCTTTGCATGGGGAGAAGAAGCTGGGGGAAGACTTGGACATGGTATTCAAGTCGATATTAGTCGTCCTAAACTCGTTGAGTTTCTTGCTCTAACCAACATAGACTTTGTTGCATGTGGAGAATATCATACTTGTGTTGTTTCTACCTCTGGGGACTTGTTCTCATGGGGAGATGGAATCCATAATGTTGGGCTATTAGGGCATGGTAGTGATATTAGCCATTGGATACCTAAAAGAGTCTCTGGTCCATTAGAAGGTCTTCAAGTGCTTTCTGTTGCTTGTGGAACGTGGCACTCGGCTGTAGCTACTGCGAACGGGAAGCTATTCACGTTTGGTGATGGAGCGTTTGGTGTTTTAGGTCATGGAAACAGAGAAAGTGTTTCGTATCCTAAGGAAGTTCAATCGTTAAACGGTTTGAAAACGATTAAAGTAGCTTGTAGCGTTTGGCATACCGCGGCGATTGTGGAAGTTATGGGTCAGAATGGTACGAGTATGTCATCTAGGAAGTTGTTTACTTGGGGTGATGGTGACAAAAATAGGTTAGGACATGGAAACAAAGAGACTTATTTGCTTCCAACTTGTGTCTCTTCTCTTATTGACTACAATTTTCATAAGATTGCTTGTGGACATACATTTACCGTTGCACTCACAACCTCTGGACATGTATTTACTATGGGTGGTACTGCACATGGTCAGCTCGGCAACTCAATCTCTGACGGTAAGTTACCTTGCTTGGTACAAGATCGACTGGTTGGAGAATTCGTGGAAGAAATTGCGTGCGGAGATCACCATGTCGCGGTTTTAACATCTAGAAGTGAAGTCTTCACATGGGGAAAGGGTGCAAATGGAAGATTAGGACATGGAGATACAGAGGATAAAAGAACACCAACTTTGGTTGAAGCCTTGAGAGACAGGCATGTGAAGAGCTTGTCTTGCGGCTCAAACTTCACATCTAGTATATGTATACATAAGTGGGTATCCGGAGCAGATCAGTCAATATGTTCCGGATGTCGCCAAGCATTTGGATTTACCCGAAAGAGACATAACTGTTATAATTGTGGTTTAGTACATTGTCATGCTTGTAGCTCCAAGAAAGCTCTAAAAGCAGCACTAGCTCCAACTCCAGGGAAACCGCATCGAGTATGTGATGCGTGTTACAGCAAACTTAAAGCCGCAGAGTCTGGTTATAACGCTAATGTAAATAGGAATAATGTTGCAACTTCTGGACGGTCAATGGATGGGTCAGTAAGAATTGATAGAGAAACAACAAGGTCATCAAAAGTTCTCTTGTCCGCAACTACAAATTCAGTCGGGTCATCGTCAAGGTCCGGAGGATCTACACATGATTCTTCTAATGTACGTGCCTCACAAGTTCCATCTCTCCAACAGCTTAAAGACATTGCATTCCCGAGTTCTCTTAGCGCCATTCAAAATGCTTTCAAACCTGTTGTTGCTGCTAATACTACTCCACCACGACCACTTGTTAGTGGACCATCATGTCCATCACCGCCTCCATCGGCAAGATCTTCCTCTCCTTATGCAAGAAGACCGAGCCCTCCACGCACTTCTGGATTTTCGAGGAGTGTTATCGATAGTTTGAAGAAGACTAACGAAGTTATGAACCAAGAAATGACAAAGTTACATAGTCAGGtatctctattttctattttcgtGTTTTAAATCACTACACTAACAATATATTGAACCTAACTCATTATTGAACAACTTTTAGGTTAagaatttgaaacaaaaatgtagtaATCAAGGCACAGAGATCGAGAGATTTCAAAAAGCAGCTAAAGAAGCTTTCGAATTAGCTGCAAAACAATCCTCCAAGCATAAAGCAGCAACAGAAGCACTCAAGTCCGTAGCAGAACAGGTTTGCTCTATCTCTAGtttagtggaaaaaaaaatctgaagtgtaaatacaaaattttcacagtagagttatgttttgttttcctatttTAGTTGAAAGATTTGAAGGATAAATTACCTCAAGAAGTATCAGAGAGTGAAGCGTTTGAATCCATTAACTCTCAAGCTGAAGCTTATCTAAATGCGACCGAAGCATCTTTAGTTACAACTTCGggacaagaacaacaagaaacatattCTTCTACAAACACAGTACAAGATCAAAAGACACAGGTACAAGTATCATCATCCAACTCAAGTATAGGCGAGACATCGAATTCATCAAGGCCACCAAGTACGgaagcttcatcatcatcaagaacaggTGGAAAAGAGAGCAAAGAACAATTTGAGCCTGGTGTTTATGTGACTTACGAGGTAGATATGAATGGTAACAAGATCTTTCGACGAGTTAGGTTTAGTAAAAAACGATTTGATGAGCAGCAAGCAGAAGATTGGTGGACTAAAAACAAAGATAGGTTGCTTAAATGTTATTCTTCAAATACAACTACATCATCCAATACAACAGCTTCCGACTCACCTATTGCTCCACCACCACAATCTGATACGTCAGTACCTGAACAAAGCAAAGAGAAGGACCCAGATTCTGAAACCTAACCATATGTGtaagtttcttgtttttttcttttcatttgtaTCAAATACAAAGGCATAATGGAGTAGTCATCACTGGTGGTACATTGTTCTATGTTACCACAAATATGTGATTTCGagaaattatatacaaattcatgttttataccatatattaaaatttacttttatCTTGTAGTGGCCTTATGCAAATTTATGAACAGTTGTGAAATACAATTGTTATTgctaaaacaatataaaacgtGCTCTACCCGGATCAATGTCTgggattatattttaaaataatttggatACTTCGTATTATCTTTaatggtttttcctatttttgtctctataaataaagtatctctataatagaggtatTTCTCTTTCAACTTCTATCGGTGCATTGAGATCATGGTCATCCTcgattattatattatgtaaaataatacaATGTTATGTAACacttttttttcccaaaacataaaaattatgctttgaaagagataaaagaagaaaataaaatttattttgttacttgACTATTCTACATCCAAATGTTCGTGGATATTTTGAGGTTGAACAAGCACGAATTATACAAAAGTGgaatgatcaacaacaaaaccaagatGCTCCTCCTCCATCTACTTCATTTTGTTCATTTGGACAATATTTTAGCGATATTGGTAGATTCCAAAATAATTTACCATACTATTATAGTCattagtttttgttgtattaaaaagaattattatggaatgaatgaaatataaaattattatttatatatatatatatatatatatatatctataagattttatatatcttatcttttgcaaatggtagtctcaaattttataataaatatttatactaaaacttttaaaatcgtttatattattagttcttaaaggtacttattttctttttgttggtcataaataaaagaagttaaagattaaaaagactattttgcaaataaaatagtccaactcaattttttttgtcaaagtccaactctatttatagaggaaaataTAGAGTTCCTCTAGATATACAAAAAATAGCAATCTATATTATAGAGGCGAAAATAGAGGTGAGTTGGAGCAAAAATTgttctataatagagtttagaGACAAAAATAGAGGTGGATTAGAGATGCTCTAAGCCGATATTTAGGCAGACTAGTCTGATTTACGCGGATTCTAGGTAgacttttatattaaaattatttataaattatagatttttatgtgtaagttttatgtaaaataatattttattttataattatataggTTTATACATTTGAAAAGTAATGTTTAGGTACTATAGTTTCATCCAACTTAACATCTTTgaataattatcttttatttatttttcatttaaaaattagtttatatttataattaattaaatttaatattttaagttttattattagtttttttcttaaaaatgaaatctatattggttttatgaaaacgtatactatatatatgtaacttatTTACATCCGCATATAAAGGCTCGGTGTTAGGCACTTGTCCACATGCCTACAAATATATAGGATGACTAATTACTACTtcactagattaggacccgtgctagagcacggattgaaattttttttatttatattgtagtttttatataaaatataatttaggtGATTGTTTTTAgaagttgttgtgaataaaaGTTAAGAACCGGGTTGAAATTTAGAAGCCGGGTTAaaagtgattgtttttaaaagttgttgtgaataatattaatttttgagattttgttgcctATATATGGTTACTTAAATATTCAgtggaaattttattttatgttttggaaaattttttcTAAGAGGATC comes from Camelina sativa cultivar DH55 chromosome 19, Cs, whole genome shotgun sequence and encodes:
- the LOC109130829 gene encoding putative F-box protein At3g23260; translation: MEWGSLPVDLQEEILSRVPAKSLARLRSTSKRWDALLKSRSFAKIHSANAPKESTVIMLTSDHKVYLARFNLHGINNNVAASVKLTSKLYLRDPHIYNIFHCDGLLLLCSKDNKLEVWNPCSGESKLIKPRNRYFKESDYYALGYDSRSSCKKYKVLRVGRRQYPRCEIYDLTNGSWTVLGATTEWGLEPNQRVVSVKGNTYWITR
- the LOC104766238 gene encoding uncharacterized protein LOC104766238, yielding MVLLRLSKKKNEVKRAWKSFTNKLRSKVRNLEIVTLVRDSTSCLLHGISCSLIVLFKTRYLQNTNSRTHFNISYSHSHSHSLRQRSRFLKFLSRPFAKRKCLKRHSEGSYRQIYKYQSQLLGQGAIRREEKVLGRKKEKEEEDGAQELVGSMEDAWRRVVAASPHLRVDERATEFIYKFEEEMRMEKERSFLEFQERLIRSA
- the LOC104766239 gene encoding uncharacterized protein LOC104766239, whose translation is MADPSSCYNIYHERDIDQALVILKKGTQLLKYSRKGKPKFRAFRLSPDEKTLIWFSRGEEKGLKLSEVSRIVPGQRTAVFKRFLRSEKDHLSFSLLYNNRERSLDLICKDKAETEVWFAGLKSIIEKSRNRRARSEIPDIHDSDTFSVGRQSIDFVVPNNNIPRGRTSIDLGYQNNSDVGYERGNMLRPSTDGFRISVSSTPSCSSGGSGPDDIESLGDVYVWGEVWTEGILPDGTASNETVRTDVLTPRPLESNVVLDVHQIVCGVRHIALVTRQGEVFAWGEEAGGRLGHGIQVDISRPKLVEFLALTNIDFVACGEYHTCVVSTSGDLFSWGDGIHNVGLLGHGSDISHWIPKRVSGPLEGLQVLSVACGTWHSAVATANGKLFTFGDGAFGVLGHGNRESVSYPKEVQSLNGLKTIKVACSVWHTAAIVEVMGQNGTSMSSRKLFTWGDGDKNRLGHGNKETYLLPTCVSSLIDYNFHKIACGHTFTVALTTSGHVFTMGGTAHGQLGNSISDGKLPCLVQDRLVGEFVEEIACGDHHVAVLTSRSEVFTWGKGANGRLGHGDTEDKRTPTLVEALRDRHVKSLSCGSNFTSSICIHKWVSGADQSICSGCRQAFGFTRKRHNCYNCGLVHCHACSSKKALKAALAPTPGKPHRVCDACYSKLKAAESGYNANVNRNNVATSGRSMDGSVRIDRETTRSSKVLLSATTNSVGSSSRSGGSTHDSSNVRASQVPSLQQLKDIAFPSSLSAIQNAFKPVVAANTTPPRPLVSGPSCPSPPPSARSSSPYARRPSPPRTSGFSRSVIDSLKKTNEVMNQEMTKLHSQVKNLKQKCSNQGTEIERFQKAAKEAFELAAKQSSKHKAATEALKSVAEQLKDLKDKLPQEVSESEAFESINSQAEAYLNATEASLVTTSGQEQQETYSSTNTVQDQKTQVQVSSSNSSIGETSNSSRPPSTEASSSSRTGGKESKEQFEPGVYVTYEVDMNGNKIFRRVRFSKKRFDEQQAEDWWTKNKDRLLKCYSSNTTTSSNTTASDSPIAPPPQSDTSVPEQSKEKDPDSET